A window of Nymphalis io chromosome 18, ilAglIoxx1.1, whole genome shotgun sequence genomic DNA:
GTGATGCATTACAAAAAGTTCTtgattcattttcatttatttctatgACAACACTATtgcacttaactagttataaccactttaatttaacttccatAGTTTTGATTACAGTTTAGCGGATATTGAAAACTTTTTACGAGAATCGATACTGAATgtcataaattattcaagatctcgaccattgatatcgcgtcaattcgatgtcaaaattgtttatttgtctttacttctCTTGTGCTTGGAATACGCTATAAGATATACGGTTTGCTTAAAAGTGACATCGAGTGAGCCTTTTTTTGCGTCTCAAATAAACACTTTcttttttattcgtatatacTACTGcgtcttaaattttatataaattttaatttttttttattttgttaattattttcttataatctatctcaaaatataaaacaaaaaaaaaagatttacatttaaaaatatattctgaaaagattattatcaattatacgTCAAGCAAAGTAAGATGCTTCATACAAATTGAATAGTGTTAGTATTCATTTTGACGTGGTATCTGTACTCGTATATCTTGAAATATAATGCatttgtatatgattatatcgataattataaataatgacaatcACGATTCTGTTCGTACATTTATAATGTGTAGTAAAATAAAGCAATCTTATGTACATAAGATTGCTTAAACATTAACGGCCTCACTCAAAAAGTTGTTTGTTAAACATCGATTTGTcactttctatcattattgatttgacattcgagagaagaagacacagtattgttATTAGAAAGGCCGTATTTATTCAGGTTgtttactaagaaatattaaggcTAAAGCTTATATTACTTATGTCATAATATGCCTATCTTATTTATTGTATCATATGATTAATGATGTACcaaaataatgtataacaaACTCTACTttacaaattacataattatcatatatatttaatttatatatatgaatataggCAGCTaggcaattttttataataatgtcctcctgaccgatttcggccacgccagccaatctcaagagagattagccaactgcgcaggacatattatagtaaacaagtgtgtgcacaaacacagatgcactccctcaccggaaagagtttaggcgcagggctaacggctttacgtgctctgcgaggcacgggagtgtacacacttccaaatactagactctgggctgctctactgagaattttcgacggaaaaccccaataactattttattggcccgacttgggatttgaatccaggacctccgggtcagcagTCAAGACTAACTTGTAATATACACAATACTTGTAGATTTTgcttacttaaaattaattaacctaAATGGGTACTTCACGGTTTCCGTTTCACATTAATAGAATCTACTGGCTCATAAAATTACTATCTTAGTTCTTTAAGAAAGAGAATAatgcaaaattaattcaaatagagAATTCTTATCAATAAACATAGCTAAACTGAATAGGGGCCCcgtatatattttctttctcaatttgtataaaatagtaaattaacttttatcatGAATGGAGAcagagttttattatatttattaaataatcgatAGCCATGATAAGACAAACTAATAAACCGCCAATTCTCTACTCCACTCTATATGTTAGATTTTTAGTCTATAGTTAGTTGATAAGCCTTCGTTAAGCCATGGCCGCCACAACCTAAATCAGTCAGAATCAAAAGCccttttaacaatatatatatatattaaatatggccgtcagtagatattttatttagctgACAAATGTGAAATATCGAAATTGATCTTTATTAAAGgatcttaaaaaaaagaaaagtaataaataaacaaaaccaaATTTTGTTagaaacgaaaatatttttttatctaattattaAAACCTATAAAGTATTCCTCAATAAGCAAGCCGTACTTGCTTGCTTGcttcatgccgtttgccgttaCGACATACGAGATGGACTTACCCCCGAAGAGCGATTcttaattatatcttaattgTATCTTTGTGaagtataataattagtataaattaataataataatacatattaattatacactcccgtgctacAGAAAGTATATACTGTCGTTGCGAAGCGCCTAAACTCTCTTCTTGTTTCGGTTTTCCGATTGGATAATGAAAATAAGCGTCTACAGAGAGCACTATAAAGTCGCCTGCGCAGTCTTCTTTCAATTGAAAATGTAAAGTCGGAAGAATATCAtcatcttaattatataatctacatgttaatatttaaccttatttataaacgttttttagcTTGATTAATTAAGCAATGCATGTCGTCatttgaatgtcaaattaataatgagagAAAGGGACAAAAACTGATCAACAAGTTTATATGTAAGGCcattttgaatttgtttaaGTAATATAATGTGACAAGCCGACAGGTACATCGGATGTCACTCGTTTCAAGTTTACATCCGGTAGATACAGCAGCGTTTCATGTCAGCACTGCAGATAACATGTTTGAAAATGTTATGAAATGTGTTTCCTCATTATgataaaattcttaaattatttggaaatttaaataattaatactgatGTCATTATTATTCTGCAACTAGCACTTGTGCCTACTAGtatctacaaaaaaatgttttataaatttacaaaacatacattaaaactaaattatattaattgcatttcaaatatatttaatattaatgaacaaaactatttaattaaaatatattttattaataaagttatttgagATATTGTTATTTCGTAGATTTATTGATTTGGAAtttcttttaaagaatatttaaatgtaagcaaattataattacattctataagtttttttttaatgacatttaaaatagttattagtttttaaaaccttgttatttatgtacagatatttttataaaatacaaaactaaaataataaaattattaaaagttatatattacatatataatttttttctcctaaaataaaaatgaaatttaaaactaaataatatgtattatgttaaaACCTGAACAAATGCCGGTAGTTATTCCGGTATTAATCTACCGGAAAAAattaggaaataaataaaaccgatCTTGTCTATCAAAATactaaaacacataaaaaacaaacttcAAGGCACTCTTTATCAGAGTACATATATCGTATATCCTTTATCAGAAAGGTGTAATGAACTTTAGACGGTTaacacaaatttatataaatggagcaacctttttttttcacacatacTCGTGACTCCTGGTCGCCTGGTTCATTGAAGTCacctaaaagttttaattatatttttgttaattaattattattaataatatctgtaGAAGATGGCACTtagttatttactattaaatttaatattaattactggtTACAACGGCCTTCCGGTAGAAGATGATTCCTTGGTTATCGTTATCGATGAAACTGAAAACAGTATAGACGACGGTGACGTAATTGATCTCACTGGGTTAGAACCAAATGCTTTTGGATACCCTAAGAACGAAAGTGGTAAGAAAGTcgttataaatgttttgtaattgtgtACTGTTTCAggagctttattaaaaaaatatgactgtGGAGtttgatacaaaataaaaagtataaaattgcgCAGTCTAAGCCATTATTAAGCTGACATATTGGTGAAGCCTCTTACTCTGTACCTATACAGATTGTATCTAATATAGATGCATGGATCTAATGATGCTGGATCTCTTGTAGGAACTAATTagttgcaatttaaaaaaaaatgtaatatttattgtattgttatgtaATATGAGCTTCTTGTCTGTTACCCTTGTTTGAATCCACAATCCAAATGcttgatgattcaaaagtataGTTTATATgcatttgattttattgatcGTACGCTCAACtatgtaacttttaataaatatgttaatttcatatagtataatcaattttatttataatgcaattAACCAACCTAGGATTTGTATTAACTCCGATTAGAGTTATTTTTATGTCGTGCAGTtgccatatattattattttttgaaggtGAAGCCGTCGCGAATTGGACGGAGTCATCTCTAATGAATCCTGAAGAAATGGGAAAGTATGCGGAGGGGGACATATTGATTCCCCAATATACAAGAAATGGTGTTCGCGATCGGGCGTTATTGTGGGAGAATGGAATTATTCCCTATACTATTGAAAAACATTTCAGTacgttttaatgaatataataatttatacaaaagagTTAATTTGTAGAGCGAAAATGGTATGGTGGACTATTGCTGACAGTGACATCCGGGGTTTAAATTCGGGCAAGCtttgatatatttgatatatttttgtgtgtCTGTGTTCATCTGTTGCTCCGCGGTGAAGGACATCGTTCGTGCTGTGTGAACCGGCTaagataagatttattatatgtaatttaaggTAGACAACAACTTTTTCTTATAGCTTTTTTGTTGATAAGACCATTTCGATTattctttttcaatttaatttaaaaatgatttgattttattggtTGTTAAGTAACTTTTTCCGAGATAATTTTGAAGTaggttttttgaaaaaaattttttttcttgtaattttataatctttaagctctatttttgacaaatattttgtCACTATTATTGTTTATAGACCAGGAGCAACGTGATACAATAATGAGAGCTATCGCGGACTATCACAGACTGACATGTCTCCGCTTCGTCCCTTACAAAGGTCAAAGTGATTACATCGCAATCAAGAGTGCGAACACTGGCTGCTGGTCTAGTGTTGGACGACTtggtaagattttattttattcaacagaATGACATTTGTATTTCACCCCTTAATATaaatcgttaaaaaataaaacaattatatacggTATATTGTAGAAATTTCTACCAGTTCAATAAGTACGAAACGGAAATGTGGTGAGAgcgaaaaatatgttttcatgaTATCTCGACACGCAGAATAATGGACTTATCACTCGGTCTTTCGGATTATATTCATGTATTTTTAGAAACATGTATGTTAACTGTATATATATTGGAATGTAACGCATTTTTAAGTAGCAGCATAATTTGTCGCCCCGGGCACACTATAATATCCACCTCTTATATTTAAggcaaatatgtattatattattaattaactttttcaattattattagtaactaTAACTACAACTGTAACTAACCAATACAGAGTTTTAGAATACTTGTGTGATGATACTTAGGTAGATTgtactaatttatttagaaaagtaaaataaaaaaataacaaaaaatggatACTGATTATCAAAAGGCTCTCACGTCCATTCAAGACCTGCCGCCTCTGGCACGTGTTTCCTTGGCCAAAGATAGATACGCCATTGCATATGCATGTTCGACAAAAAATTATGACATTGAACATCGAACTAATTTCATGAgacacttaatatataataagcaattaattttattataggtaatggttttaatttaagctgcttgttttataaaaagcaattcatttttcaatatttttttatcaaaatcaggaTATTATAACAAAAGTCTAATGCGAATCTGAAAGTATAGACGATCAAAAGCATTTTATCCAttagctaaaatatttttatcttataaatttcCAGGTGGTCGTCAAGAGGTGAATTTGCAGGCACCAGGCTGTTTGTCAAAAAAAGGGACGGTTTTACATGAACTGTTACATGCTGTGGGATTCTTTCACGAGCAGAGTCGACCGGAAAGAGataattttgtgaaaattaattataataacataaaaactggtacctttttttacaatattaatttcaatttcttttttgtatATCAGTTACATTACTTTAGCAATTTAAGTTATCTTATAATCCATTGATATTCAGTCTTTTCATGTAAGGTTAAGAGCGcacttgatttaaaataattttgtttcaggtgccgaaaataattttaaaaaagccgATCCGAAACGTTCAAGTGACTACGGTATATCCTATGATTACAACAGTGTAATGCACTATTCTGAATATGCTTTTTCAAAAAATTCCCAAAAAACAATTGAACCTAAGGTACGTAAAACAACGATAAATTACTTCGAATAAACGTTGAAAGGAAATTTTCGCACTATGGTCATATAATGCGGAcgaatcaatattatattacaagagtGTTAGGTTAGTGTTAGGTATGGGGCTAGATAAGTCTAGACGACAGACTTTATCAAACGGTTTATATAAGATACGACATTAGCAAGAAAGGGGCAATtggagatatatatatttatagtgacATGTGGGTAGGAAGAGTGATAAATGGAACACAAACACAGAGTGCCGGCTTAATAAAGTGAAGATATGCTTTTTACAGATCAGTGGAGTAACGCTCGGCCAAAGAGAAGGCTTGAGCAGAGGagacgttaaaaaaataaacaacatgtaCAATTGTAAAAAGGAGTACGTACAAAAATAACtatatgtaaagtaaaaattgatggtttttaattgtttaaaatttatattttcgtgtaggtaaataataaatacagtacagtacagtaacagcctgtaaatgtcccactgctgggctaaggcctcctctccctttttgaggagaaggtttggagcttattccaccacgctgctccagtgcgggttggtggaatacacatgtggcagaatttcgatgaaattagacacatacaggtttcctcacgatgttttccttcaccgaaaagcacgagatgaattataaacagaaattaagcacatgtaaattcagaggtacttaccactgggccatctcgacttataataataaatatccatacttaaataattcaataaaagagTTGTAATACGCATATTGGCCGTATTTGCTGCTGTTTGGAGTAACGCTACAGATATTGAATCTGattgaattttagaaaaaaaataatacttaaccAAATTCTTAACTTgttctttatatacatttaaatcttACATTAAATAACGTATatagattgtttttttaaaataatatataaatgacatcTGTTCaatttagtattcgttgatttccatataggatataaaatatcaattttatataattcgtttcgtaattttatttgataaaaaaaactatagtttCATATGGATTCTTCTTAGCAGAATCTACATTATTAACCGGTTTATATTAAGttagctttatattaatttaatcctgtaacatTATGATCCAAAAGGGCTTATGTAGCTTATCGAGTTATAAAAGGTATATTTTCagttatacagtacagtaacagcctgttaatgtcccacagttgggctaaggcctcctcttccttttgaggagaaggtttaggggcttattccaccaagctgcttcaatacgggttggtagaatacacatgtggcataatttcaatgaaattagacacatgcagattttctcacgatgtttttctttaccatcAGGCACGaggtaaattcaatttataaacacaaattaagcacataaaaattcagtgggtttgaacccacgatcatcggttaagattcacgtgttctaactccATCTCGGAtttcatttatgaaaattttaattaaattaattaaccacTGCCTTTTTAAATTTTCAGGGAACCACAAACTGGATGGGTGGGATCGATATGGCAAAGTTTATTCGGGGATAAATCGAAAACATTACCTTgaggaaattattatattcgttgCTTCGCTTACAGTGTTAAattatgcatttataattattgacatatgtatatatgcctaaaatgaacaattaaaaaatataaaaaatgataatatattgttttatttttattaaactttttatattatttaaaaaatgtatttgaaaattACTTTACTAAATCCATCTttcgtttatccgttttcctattctgtaatttaaatttcgactTTTTGTATACAAGTTAATAGCTAagtttagttataatataacgtTATGTGTTAGCATCATATCAGTTTGGTTtcgttttgtataaatttaaaataaaagtaggattggaattgaatcagGAAGTATCGTAATTGTTATAGGTTAGTAGAAGTGTCCACCAGGACAGAAAAAGAGAAATCGTTAactaatgtttataagtaaggccgtagaAGTTTAAAGTATGTAATAGGGAAGGTAGGtagttaaacaaaaaatgtaaaacgTCTGTAGCTTATACATTTGCAAACagatatttatttgttctatATAAATCGGTACATTTTTTCAAGCAAATTTTATGCcactaatataaatatcttgcttaaaataaaaatgctcaGTGTCCATTAACTCAAAGCTGGGTCAACTTGAAGTATAATTTGGTTTGCTGGTTTATTTTAAGTTGTGTCATATTTGTCTATCGCCGTTTCTAAAATGCATTTCAAGTATTGATACGATCGTTCGCACTTACAACTTTCGgctgaaacaaaataataaactgcATCAGCTGTTTTCCATATGGTAGTAAAAAGGGGTTTAGTGGagttaaaattgtttatcttACGCGAGAGGAATGGAATGTTAGTGATATCTTTTACGACGGAAAGtattaacacaaataatatactaaaattgtAGCAGGTATAACTTGTGCATGGGTAGTTACTACATCCAATTGCTAAGAAGTAAATTGaaggttaattatttattacaaaattttctcTTGTTCACATTTATGGTACAGTCTCATTTGTGAGTTTCATTTATCtccttttgtaataaaaatataaaaagtatgtacATGTTTTATGTTTACGTATTT
This region includes:
- the LOC126775670 gene encoding zinc metalloproteinase nas-13-like, with product MALSYLLLNLILITGYNGLPVEDDSLVIVIDETENSIDDGDVIDLTGLEPNAFGYPKNESGEAVANWTESSLMNPEEMGKYAEGDILIPQYTRNGVRDRALLWENGIIPYTIEKHFNQEQRDTIMRAIADYHRLTCLRFVPYKGQSDYIAIKSANTGCWSSVGRLGGRQEVNLQAPGCLSKKGTVLHELLHAVGFFHEQSRPERDNFVKINYNNIKTGAENNFKKADPKRSSDYGISYDYNSVMHYSEYAFSKNSQKTIEPKISGVTLGQREGLSRGDVKKINNMYNCKKEEPQTGWVGSIWQSLFGDKSKTLP